In Paraburkholderia bryophila, a single genomic region encodes these proteins:
- the nodI gene encoding nodulation factor ABC transporter ATP-binding protein NodI — MSEAAIEFHQVKKRYGDKTVVDGLSFHVNAGECFGLLGPNGAGKTTTLRMLLGIAAPDAGTIRLCGEPIPGRARVARARVGVVPQFDNLDPDFTVRENLLVFGRYFGLSAAQCRAMVPSLLEFARLESKADARVSELSGGMKRRLTLARALVNDPDVLIMDEPTTGLDPQARHLIWERLRSLLARGKTILLTTHFMEEAERLCHRLCVIEEGRKIAEGAPSELIASEIGCDVIEIFGPDPVALRDELAPLVERTEISGETLFCYVNDAQPVHARLKQRADLRYLHRPANLEDVFLRLTGREMQD, encoded by the coding sequence ATGTCTGAAGCCGCCATTGAATTCCATCAGGTCAAAAAGCGCTACGGCGACAAGACGGTCGTCGACGGGCTGTCGTTTCATGTGAACGCCGGCGAATGCTTCGGCCTGCTCGGCCCAAATGGCGCGGGCAAGACCACCACGTTGCGCATGCTGCTCGGCATTGCCGCGCCGGATGCCGGCACGATCCGTCTGTGCGGCGAGCCGATTCCCGGCCGCGCGCGCGTGGCGCGGGCGCGGGTCGGCGTGGTGCCGCAATTCGACAATCTCGATCCCGATTTCACCGTGCGCGAAAACCTGCTGGTGTTCGGCCGCTACTTCGGGTTGAGCGCCGCGCAATGCCGTGCGATGGTGCCGTCGCTGCTCGAATTCGCGCGGCTCGAAAGCAAGGCCGACGCCCGCGTGAGCGAACTATCGGGCGGCATGAAGCGGCGCCTCACACTGGCGCGCGCGCTCGTCAACGATCCCGACGTGCTGATCATGGACGAACCCACCACCGGTCTCGACCCTCAGGCACGGCATCTGATCTGGGAGCGGCTGCGCTCGCTGCTCGCGCGCGGCAAGACCATTCTGCTGACCACGCATTTCATGGAAGAAGCCGAGCGGCTCTGCCATCGGCTATGCGTGATCGAAGAAGGCCGCAAGATCGCCGAAGGTGCGCCGAGCGAGTTGATCGCGTCTGAGATCGGCTGCGACGTGATCGAGATTTTCGGCCCCGATCCGGTGGCGTTGCGCGATGAACTCGCGCCGCTGGTCGAGCGCACCGAGATCAGCGGCGAGACGCTGTTCTGCTATGTGAACGACGCGCAACCGGTGCATGCCCGGCTCAAGCAGCGGGCCGATCTGCGCTATCTGCACCGGCCGGCGAATCTGGAAGATGTGTTTCTACGGCTCACCGGCCGCGAAATGCAGGACTGA
- a CDS encoding M20 family metallopeptidase, with protein MSRNEAIEHATQHFESGAFLENLTRRVGFRTESQESDRAATLLSYLTDEIAPEAEGLGFTSRIVDNPVSGLGPFLIAERHEAAHLPTVLIYGHGDVVRGYDSQWRAPLTPWAVTIEGERWYGRGTADNKGQHSINLAALASVLAARGGQLGFNAKLLIEMGEETGSPGLDAVCREHASEFAADVLIASDGPRLAARRPTVFLGSRGSVNFKLSLNLRDGAHHSGNWGGLLRNPATVLANALASLVDARGVIAVDGLRPPPISEAVRRALADITVGGGPGDPDVDDNWGEPGLSAPERVFGWNSFEVLAFKAGNPENPVNAIPSSAFAHCQLRFVVGTDWRNLERHLRAHLDAHGFSLVQIDVERGAPATRLDPDDPWVTWAVASLEQTTGKKTAVLPNLGGTLPNEVFADTLGLPTIWVPHSYPACSQHAPNEHLLGPVVREGLQIMAGLFWDLGENSPHQKSAA; from the coding sequence ATGAGCCGCAACGAGGCCATCGAACACGCGACACAGCATTTCGAATCCGGCGCCTTTCTCGAGAACCTCACCCGCCGGGTGGGTTTTCGCACCGAGAGTCAGGAAAGCGATCGCGCCGCGACGCTGCTGTCGTATCTGACCGACGAAATCGCGCCCGAAGCGGAGGGCCTCGGCTTCACGTCGCGCATCGTCGATAACCCGGTCAGCGGCCTCGGCCCCTTCCTGATCGCCGAACGCCACGAAGCGGCCCATCTGCCCACGGTGCTGATCTACGGCCACGGCGACGTGGTGCGCGGCTACGACAGCCAGTGGCGCGCGCCGCTCACGCCGTGGGCCGTGACGATCGAAGGCGAGCGCTGGTACGGCCGCGGCACGGCCGACAACAAAGGCCAGCACAGCATTAACCTTGCCGCGCTGGCGAGCGTGCTGGCCGCGCGCGGCGGCCAGCTCGGCTTCAACGCGAAGCTGTTGATCGAAATGGGCGAGGAAACCGGCTCGCCGGGGCTCGACGCGGTGTGCCGCGAGCACGCGAGCGAGTTCGCCGCCGACGTGCTGATCGCCTCCGACGGTCCGCGTCTCGCCGCGCGCCGCCCGACCGTGTTTCTCGGCTCGCGCGGTTCGGTGAACTTCAAGCTGTCGCTGAATCTGCGCGACGGCGCGCATCACTCGGGCAACTGGGGCGGCCTGCTGCGCAACCCGGCGACGGTGCTGGCCAACGCGCTGGCGAGCCTCGTCGATGCGCGCGGGGTGATCGCCGTCGACGGTTTGCGCCCGCCGCCCATTTCGGAGGCGGTGCGCCGTGCGCTCGCGGACATCACCGTCGGCGGCGGTCCGGGCGACCCCGACGTCGACGACAACTGGGGCGAGCCCGGCCTGAGCGCGCCCGAACGCGTGTTCGGCTGGAACAGCTTCGAAGTGCTCGCCTTCAAGGCGGGCAATCCGGAGAACCCGGTCAATGCGATTCCGTCGTCGGCCTTCGCGCATTGCCAGTTGCGTTTCGTGGTCGGCACCGATTGGCGCAATCTCGAACGGCATCTGCGCGCGCATCTGGATGCGCACGGTTTTTCGCTGGTGCAGATCGACGTCGAGCGCGGCGCGCCGGCCACGCGTCTCGATCCGGACGATCCGTGGGTCACGTGGGCGGTCGCGTCGCTCGAACAGACCACCGGCAAGAAAACCGCCGTGCTGCCGAACCTGGGCGGCACGCTGCCTAACGAAGTCTTTGCCGACACGCTCGGCCTCCCGACCATCTGGGTGCCGCACTCGTACCCGGCCTGCTCGCAGCACGCGCCGAACGAGCATCTGCTTGGCCCCGTGGTGCGCGAAGGTCTGCAGATCATGGCGGGCTTGTTCTGGGATCTCGGCGAGAACTCGCCGCATCAGAAAAGCGCAGCCTGA
- a CDS encoding DUF2939 domain-containing protein, which produces MAVSTRTKSSATRPLIVTLIVIVVIAALGFAYASPYLALNNLKRAADARDAQTVNQYVDFPALRESLKQQVTGLLTRRLDAHSNGNPLAAIGAMIGVALLGPLVDAYATPDGVAALLNGMPPRGNPGERPPVPPAANNPSAAETPAPTPAPSAAPTQPDAAANNANPAATPSQPPQTTAGYRGLNEFVVTYQHGAGDARYSAIFAREGLFTWKLAAVDLNP; this is translated from the coding sequence ATGGCTGTTTCGACCCGCACGAAGAGCAGCGCCACCCGGCCGCTGATCGTTACGTTAATTGTGATCGTGGTGATTGCCGCGCTAGGTTTCGCGTACGCATCGCCGTATCTCGCGCTGAACAACCTTAAACGCGCAGCGGATGCGCGCGACGCGCAAACCGTCAACCAATACGTCGATTTCCCCGCGTTGCGCGAGAGCCTGAAGCAGCAGGTGACCGGCTTGCTGACGCGCCGGCTCGACGCACACAGCAACGGCAATCCGCTCGCCGCCATTGGCGCGATGATCGGCGTGGCGCTGCTTGGTCCGCTCGTGGATGCCTATGCAACGCCAGATGGCGTCGCCGCGTTGCTGAACGGCATGCCGCCGCGCGGCAACCCTGGCGAGCGGCCACCGGTGCCACCCGCGGCGAATAATCCGTCAGCGGCTGAGACGCCTGCGCCGACACCGGCACCGTCCGCTGCGCCAACCCAGCCCGACGCGGCCGCCAACAACGCGAACCCGGCCGCTACACCGTCGCAACCGCCGCAAACCACGGCGGGCTACCGTGGCCTCAACGAATTCGTCGTCACGTACCAGCATGGCGCGGGCGACGCGCGTTACTCGGCGATCTTCGCGCGCGAAGGCTTGTTCACGTGGAAGCTGGCCGCGGTCGATCTGAACCCGTGA
- a CDS encoding LysR family transcriptional regulator, whose amino-acid sequence MTLSLHGIALRYFVEVARTGSISDASARLHVAISAISRQIARLESELGVALFERRPRGMALSEAGERLLAYAHRSLLEAEHVMKEIGGLESLHGSMIKIVSSEGFAADFLPAEMASFRSQYPGIDFMLSVMSPGEATRRVRDGDADLALTFSLAPEKGVKVEHTEPAPVLALLRADHPLAARAKLSLADLRSYPLVLPVPGTTIRQLIDITCALEGILLEPDLTSNNSGAMYRYAQKSGAVMFTGLLSVRDRYAGDGFVVMPLTHPQLRQRSIQLQTMAGRELPAAVRAFRDHLIAAIGGPKPAESGRPKAARKRSPRGG is encoded by the coding sequence ATGACACTTTCCCTGCACGGCATCGCATTGCGCTATTTCGTCGAAGTCGCGCGCACCGGCTCGATCAGCGACGCGTCCGCACGGCTGCACGTCGCGATATCGGCGATCAGCCGGCAGATCGCGCGGCTCGAAAGCGAACTCGGCGTCGCGCTGTTCGAACGGCGCCCGCGCGGCATGGCGCTGTCCGAGGCCGGCGAGCGGTTGCTCGCTTACGCGCACCGCAGCTTGCTCGAAGCGGAACATGTGATGAAGGAGATCGGCGGCCTCGAGAGCCTGCACGGCAGCATGATCAAGATCGTGAGTTCGGAAGGGTTCGCCGCGGATTTCCTGCCCGCCGAGATGGCGAGTTTTCGCAGCCAGTATCCGGGCATCGACTTCATGCTTTCGGTCATGTCGCCGGGCGAGGCCACTCGCCGCGTGCGCGACGGCGACGCCGATCTCGCACTGACCTTCAGCCTCGCGCCGGAGAAGGGCGTCAAGGTCGAACACACCGAACCTGCGCCGGTGCTGGCGCTGTTGCGCGCGGATCATCCGCTGGCCGCGCGCGCCAAGCTGTCGCTCGCCGACCTGCGGTCTTATCCGCTGGTGCTGCCTGTGCCGGGCACGACGATTCGCCAGCTGATCGACATTACCTGCGCGCTCGAAGGCATCCTGCTCGAGCCCGATCTCACCTCCAACAACAGCGGCGCGATGTACCGCTATGCGCAGAAGAGCGGCGCGGTCATGTTCACGGGTCTGTTGTCGGTTCGCGACCGTTATGCCGGCGATGGCTTCGTCGTGATGCCGCTGACCCATCCGCAACTGCGCCAGCGCAGCATCCAGTTGCAGACCATGGCGGGGCGCGAACTGCCGGCAGCGGTGCGGGCGTTTCGCGATCATCTGATCGCCGCAATCGGTGGCCCGAAGCCGGCGGAGAGCGGCAGGCCGAAGGCAGCGCGAAAACGGAGCCCGCGTGGCGGCTAG
- a CDS encoding DUF3820 family protein yields MNPEHLELLVTRVMPYGKYKGRVIADLPGHYLNWFASQGFPPGEIGRLIALMQEIDHNGLKPLLEPLRKR; encoded by the coding sequence ATGAACCCCGAACACCTCGAACTGCTGGTCACGCGCGTGATGCCCTACGGGAAATATAAAGGCCGTGTGATTGCGGACCTGCCGGGTCACTATCTAAACTGGTTTGCTAGCCAGGGCTTTCCGCCCGGCGAAATCGGCCGGCTGATCGCGTTGATGCAAGAGATCGATCACAACGGTTTGAAGCCGTTACTCGAGCCTTTACGTAAGCGCTGA
- a CDS encoding universal stress protein has translation MASYQKILLCYDGSREGRKALRCGADLALDLKAETHLLSVVDMRSSIAQSAGLLTDVACGSFEKSARDILQEGVDWLTERGVTAQGHFAFGHPIDEIANLANELHVDLVVVGHRCRTGLSRWWMGAGNTPLLDRISCSILVACSSAQEQQQEAA, from the coding sequence ATGGCGAGCTACCAAAAAATCCTGCTGTGCTACGACGGCTCGCGCGAAGGTCGTAAAGCGCTACGTTGCGGCGCCGATCTCGCGTTGGATCTGAAAGCGGAAACGCATTTGTTATCCGTTGTGGATATGCGCTCCAGCATTGCGCAAAGCGCGGGCCTTCTCACCGACGTGGCGTGCGGCAGCTTCGAAAAATCCGCCCGCGACATTCTGCAGGAAGGCGTGGACTGGCTCACCGAGCGCGGCGTCACTGCGCAAGGGCATTTCGCCTTCGGTCATCCGATCGACGAGATCGCCAATCTCGCTAACGAGTTGCATGTCGATCTCGTCGTGGTCGGCCACCGTTGCCGCACCGGTTTGTCGCGATGGTGGATGGGCGCCGGCAATACGCCGCTGCTCGACCGCATTTCGTGCAGCATTCTGGTGGCGTGCTCTTCCGCGCAGGAGCAGCAGCAAGAGGCGGCTTGA
- a CDS encoding ABC transporter permease translates to MDARTYDTPDQAPSDKPSAQEPFAAFPTNAVNWVAVWRRNFLVWKKLAIASMFGNLADPMIYLFGLGFGLGIMVGHVDGVSYIAFLAAGTVASSVMMSASFESMYSGFSRMHVQRTWEAIMHTPLTLGDIVLGEVMWAGSKSMLSGVAIMLVAGSLGYANFPSMLLALPVIVLTGLAFASIAMIVTALAPSYDFFMFYQTLVLTPMMLLSGVFFPTSQLPVAARVVTGVLPLAHAVDLIRPAMLGRPVEHAALHLAVLAVYTVGGFIVAAVLFHRRMMK, encoded by the coding sequence ATGGACGCACGCACCTACGACACCCCCGACCAGGCCCCCAGCGACAAGCCCTCAGCCCAGGAACCCTTCGCCGCGTTCCCCACCAATGCGGTGAACTGGGTTGCGGTATGGCGCCGCAATTTTCTGGTGTGGAAGAAGCTCGCGATCGCGTCGATGTTCGGCAATCTGGCCGATCCGATGATCTATCTGTTCGGTCTCGGCTTCGGGCTCGGGATCATGGTCGGGCATGTCGACGGCGTGTCGTACATCGCGTTCCTCGCGGCCGGCACGGTGGCTTCGAGCGTGATGATGTCGGCGAGTTTCGAGTCGATGTATTCGGGCTTCTCGCGCATGCACGTGCAGCGCACGTGGGAAGCCATCATGCATACGCCGCTGACGCTCGGCGATATCGTGCTGGGTGAAGTGATGTGGGCGGGCAGCAAATCGATGCTGTCGGGTGTGGCGATCATGCTGGTGGCGGGCTCGCTGGGCTATGCGAATTTCCCGTCGATGCTGCTCGCGTTGCCCGTCATCGTACTCACCGGGCTCGCGTTCGCGAGCATCGCGATGATCGTGACGGCGCTCGCGCCGTCGTACGACTTCTTTATGTTTTATCAGACCTTGGTGTTGACGCCGATGATGTTGCTGTCCGGCGTGTTCTTTCCGACTTCGCAATTGCCGGTCGCGGCGCGCGTGGTCACGGGTGTGTTGCCGCTCGCGCACGCCGTCGATCTGATCCGCCCGGCCATGCTGGGCCGGCCGGTCGAGCATGCCGCTCTACACCTGGCGGTGCTGGCCGTTTATACGGTGGGCGGGTTTATCGTTGCGGCGGTGCTGTTCCACCGCAGGATGATGAAATAG
- a CDS encoding MFS transporter — translation MITSTLQASAARPSAAKAHRIILAASIGNALEWFDLVVYGFFAVTIAKLFFPARTEAISLMLTLGTFGISYLIRPLGGLVLGSLADRAGRKASLLLSIALMMVGTLTIAVMPPYAAIGLWAPAGIMLSRLVQGFSAGGEFGASTAFLVEHAPERRGFMGSWQFASQGLATLLASGFGALLTSQLTAAQLESWGWRVPFLFGLAIGPVGFYIRRYVDEGAEFAAEPKARTPLRDLFGTQKLRMLLAIGSLIISTAANYMILYMPTYAIKQLHLPASTGFAATLATGFVLTILTPFAGHLSDSLGRIRIMAFAAVLMLLTVYPAFVYMNAHPSFATMLLALIWIGVLKATYFGALPALMSEIFPTQTRATGLSVSYNIGVTVFGGFAPFVITWLIDASGNKLAPGFYLMFCAAASLLALYVVRAKLKIR, via the coding sequence ATGATCACGTCCACCTTGCAAGCCAGCGCCGCGCGGCCGTCTGCCGCGAAAGCCCATCGCATCATTCTCGCGGCGTCGATCGGAAACGCGCTCGAATGGTTCGACCTCGTCGTCTACGGCTTCTTCGCGGTAACAATCGCGAAGCTGTTCTTTCCGGCGCGCACCGAAGCGATTTCGCTGATGCTCACGCTCGGCACCTTCGGCATTTCGTATCTGATCCGCCCGCTCGGTGGACTCGTGCTCGGTTCGCTCGCGGATCGCGCCGGACGCAAGGCATCGCTGTTGCTGTCGATCGCGTTGATGATGGTCGGCACATTGACGATCGCCGTGATGCCGCCGTATGCGGCGATTGGTTTATGGGCGCCCGCGGGCATCATGCTGTCGCGCCTCGTGCAGGGATTTTCGGCGGGCGGGGAATTCGGCGCCTCGACCGCGTTTCTGGTCGAACATGCGCCTGAGCGGCGCGGCTTCATGGGGAGCTGGCAGTTCGCGAGTCAAGGTCTTGCCACGCTGCTCGCGTCCGGTTTCGGCGCGCTGCTGACGAGCCAGCTCACCGCAGCGCAACTCGAATCATGGGGCTGGCGCGTGCCGTTTCTATTCGGCCTCGCGATCGGTCCGGTCGGTTTCTATATTCGCCGCTACGTGGATGAAGGCGCGGAGTTCGCGGCCGAGCCGAAAGCCCGCACGCCGCTGCGCGATCTGTTCGGCACGCAGAAGCTGCGTATGTTGCTGGCGATCGGCTCGCTGATCATTTCGACGGCAGCGAACTACATGATCCTGTACATGCCGACCTATGCGATCAAGCAATTGCATCTGCCCGCTTCGACCGGATTCGCGGCGACACTCGCAACCGGCTTCGTGCTGACGATACTGACGCCGTTCGCCGGTCATCTGTCCGATTCGCTCGGGCGCATCCGGATCATGGCGTTCGCCGCCGTGCTGATGCTGCTGACGGTGTATCCGGCCTTTGTGTATATGAACGCGCATCCGTCGTTCGCGACGATGCTGCTCGCGCTGATCTGGATCGGTGTATTGAAGGCGACGTATTTCGGCGCGTTACCCGCGTTGATGTCGGAGATCTTTCCGACGCAGACACGCGCGACCGGTCTCTCGGTCAGCTACAACATCGGTGTCACGGTGTTCGGCGGCTTTGCGCCGTTCGTGATCACGTGGCTGATCGACGCGAGCGGCAATAAGCTCGCGCCGGGGTTTTATCTGATGTTCTGTGCAGCGGCCAGTTTGCTGGCGCTTTATGTGGTGCGGGCGAAGCTGAAGATTCGCTGA
- the cysC gene encoding adenylyl-sulfate kinase: protein MSASRGSVIWMTGLSGAGKSTLANALHQRLNDMGQASIVLDGDVLRRGLNADLGFTHEDRTENLRRVAHVAALFMQQGFVAIAAVISPEHQHRRAAREIVGEGFVEVFVNAPLAVCEARDAKGLYARARRGEIPHFTGISDPFEAPLAPDVVIESDRLPVEQAVDRLLAHIAQGRLPA from the coding sequence ATGAGCGCATCGCGTGGTTCGGTGATCTGGATGACGGGGTTATCCGGCGCGGGCAAATCGACCCTGGCCAACGCGTTGCATCAGCGCCTGAACGACATGGGACAGGCGTCGATCGTGCTCGACGGCGACGTGTTGCGGCGCGGCTTGAACGCCGATCTCGGCTTCACGCACGAGGACCGCACCGAAAACCTGCGCCGCGTCGCGCACGTCGCGGCGCTTTTCATGCAGCAGGGTTTTGTCGCGATTGCCGCGGTGATTTCGCCTGAGCATCAGCATCGGCGCGCGGCGCGTGAGATTGTCGGCGAAGGTTTCGTCGAAGTCTTCGTGAACGCGCCGTTGGCCGTCTGCGAGGCGCGCGACGCGAAGGGACTTTACGCACGCGCTCGGCGTGGCGAAATCCCGCATTTCACCGGTATTTCCGATCCCTTCGAAGCACCGCTCGCACCCGACGTGGTGATCGAATCCGACCGCTTGCCGGTCGAACAGGCAGTAGACCGGTTGCTCGCCCATATAGCGCAGGGTCGCTTACCGGCTTAA
- the lexA gene encoding transcriptional repressor LexA: MTKLTARQQQVFDLIRRAIERTGFPPTRAEIAAELGFSSANSAEEHLRALARKGVIELAAGASRGIRLLSGPDDSPYQFTLPHSSIMQLSLPLIGRVAAGSPILAQEHIAQHYACDPALFSSKPDYLLKVRGLSMRDAGIFDGDLLAVQKKSEAKDGQIIIARLGDDVTVKRLKRRPNGIELIAENPDYENIFVETGSAEFALEGIAVGLIRPGEF, encoded by the coding sequence ATGACCAAACTCACCGCACGACAGCAGCAGGTTTTCGATCTGATCCGCCGGGCTATCGAACGCACCGGTTTTCCGCCCACCCGCGCGGAGATTGCCGCGGAACTGGGCTTCAGCTCCGCGAACTCCGCAGAAGAGCATCTGCGCGCGCTCGCTCGCAAGGGTGTGATCGAACTCGCAGCCGGCGCATCGCGCGGCATTCGCCTGCTGAGCGGGCCGGATGACTCGCCTTACCAGTTCACGCTGCCGCACTCGAGCATCATGCAACTGTCCCTGCCGCTGATCGGCCGGGTGGCTGCGGGTAGCCCGATCCTCGCGCAGGAACATATCGCGCAGCACTATGCGTGCGACCCGGCGCTGTTCTCCAGCAAGCCCGACTACCTGCTGAAGGTGCGCGGGCTGTCCATGCGCGACGCGGGCATCTTCGACGGCGACCTGCTCGCCGTGCAGAAGAAGAGCGAGGCCAAAGACGGCCAGATCATCATCGCGCGGCTGGGCGACGACGTGACGGTCAAGCGCTTGAAGCGCCGGCCGAACGGCATCGAACTGATTGCCGAGAATCCCGATTACGAAAACATCTTCGTTGAAACCGGCAGTGCGGAATTCGCGCTGGAAGGAATCGCCGTCGGGCTGATTCGCCCGGGTGAGTTTTAA
- a CDS encoding sulfate ABC transporter substrate-binding protein, translating into MNDQGTGLAGKTRKIIAALALGAAGALGVMAQAQAADTTLLNVSYDPTRELYQDINQAFGKEWKAKTGETITFKQSHGGSGAQARSVLDGLQADVVTLALAYDIDALANKGLLDKGWQKRLPDNASPYTSTIVFLVRKGNPKHIKDWDDLIKPGVSIVTPNPKTSGGARWNYLAAWAYAEHQPGGNDQKAKEFVGKLYKNAGVLDSGARGATTSFVQRGIGDVLIAWENEAFLSLKEFGPEKFEIVVPSVSILAEPPVAVVDKVVDRHGTRKVAEAYLNFLYSEEGQEIAARNFYRPRSNKVPAELTAKFPKLKLYTVDDSFGGWTNAQKTHFADGGVFDSIYAPQ; encoded by the coding sequence ATGAACGACCAAGGTACGGGGCTGGCAGGCAAGACCAGAAAAATCATCGCGGCGCTCGCATTGGGCGCGGCCGGGGCGCTCGGCGTGATGGCGCAGGCGCAGGCCGCCGACACGACGCTGCTGAACGTGTCCTACGATCCGACCCGCGAGCTGTATCAGGACATCAATCAGGCGTTCGGCAAGGAATGGAAGGCGAAGACCGGCGAGACGATCACCTTCAAGCAGTCGCACGGCGGCTCCGGCGCGCAGGCGCGCTCGGTGCTCGACGGTCTGCAGGCGGACGTGGTGACGCTGGCGCTGGCCTACGACATCGACGCGCTGGCCAACAAGGGCCTGCTCGACAAGGGTTGGCAAAAGCGCTTGCCGGACAACGCGTCGCCGTACACGTCGACGATCGTGTTTCTGGTGCGCAAGGGCAACCCGAAGCACATCAAGGATTGGGACGATCTGATCAAGCCGGGCGTGTCGATCGTGACGCCGAATCCGAAGACCTCGGGCGGCGCGCGCTGGAACTACCTCGCGGCGTGGGCGTATGCCGAACATCAGCCGGGCGGCAACGACCAGAAGGCCAAGGAATTCGTCGGCAAGCTCTATAAGAATGCCGGCGTGCTGGATTCGGGCGCGCGCGGCGCGACCACCAGCTTCGTGCAACGCGGTATCGGCGACGTGCTGATCGCGTGGGAAAACGAAGCGTTCCTGTCGCTGAAGGAGTTTGGCCCGGAGAAGTTTGAAATCGTCGTGCCGTCGGTCAGCATTCTGGCCGAGCCGCCGGTCGCCGTGGTGGACAAGGTCGTCGACCGGCACGGCACGCGCAAGGTGGCCGAAGCGTATCTGAACTTCCTGTACAGCGAAGAAGGCCAGGAGATCGCCGCGCGCAACTTCTATCGTCCGCGTTCGAACAAGGTGCCGGCGGAGCTGACGGCCAAGTTTCCAAAGCTGAAGCTGTACACGGTGGACGATTCGTTCGGCGGCTGGACCAACGCGCAGAAGACGCACTTTGCCGACGGCGGCGTGTTCGATTCGATCTACGCGCCGCAGTAA
- a CDS encoding NADP(H)-dependent aldo-keto reductase: MEYRRLGDSDVQVSLIGLGTMTWGEQNTEQEAHAQIDYALDHGINLIDTAEMYPVPPRAETQGSTERFIGTWLAQHRSAREKIVLATKIAGPARQPHNPRHIRGAGNQFDRPNLTEALNDSLKRLQTDYVDLYQLHWPDRSTMTFGRSAYPWVDDEYTVPIEETLSVLAEFVKAGKVRHIGVSNETPWGVAQFLRAAEKLGLPRIVSIQNPYSLLNRTYEAGLSEYAHRDNVGLLAYSPLAFGWLSGKYEGGARPAGARISLFERFQRYSKPQAVQATTRYVELAKRHGLSPAQFALAFVNSRPFVTSNLIGATSLDQLKENIASADVKLSPEVLAEIDALHELQPNPAP, encoded by the coding sequence ATGGAATACCGCAGACTCGGCGACTCCGATGTGCAGGTCAGCCTGATCGGTCTCGGCACCATGACATGGGGCGAGCAGAACACCGAACAGGAAGCGCACGCACAGATCGATTACGCGCTCGATCACGGCATCAACCTGATCGACACCGCCGAAATGTATCCCGTGCCGCCGCGCGCTGAAACGCAAGGCTCGACGGAGCGTTTCATCGGCACGTGGCTCGCGCAGCATCGCAGCGCGCGCGAGAAGATCGTGCTCGCCACCAAGATCGCCGGCCCGGCGCGTCAACCGCATAACCCGCGCCATATTCGCGGCGCGGGCAACCAGTTCGACCGGCCGAACCTCACCGAGGCGCTGAACGACAGTCTGAAGCGTCTGCAAACGGACTACGTCGATCTGTATCAACTGCACTGGCCGGATCGCAGCACGATGACGTTCGGCCGCTCCGCGTATCCATGGGTGGACGACGAGTACACGGTGCCGATCGAAGAAACGCTGTCGGTGCTCGCCGAATTCGTGAAGGCCGGCAAGGTGCGTCACATCGGTGTGTCGAATGAAACGCCGTGGGGTGTTGCGCAGTTTCTGCGCGCGGCGGAAAAGCTCGGCTTGCCGCGCATCGTCAGTATTCAGAACCCGTATAGCCTGCTCAATCGCACGTATGAGGCGGGGCTGTCGGAATACGCGCATCGCGACAACGTCGGCTTGCTCGCTTATTCGCCGCTCGCGTTCGGCTGGCTGTCGGGCAAGTACGAGGGCGGCGCGCGGCCGGCCGGCGCGCGCATCTCGCTGTTCGAACGTTTCCAGCGCTACAGCAAGCCGCAGGCCGTGCAGGCGACCACGCGTTACGTGGAGCTGGCGAAACGTCACGGCCTGTCGCCCGCGCAATTCGCGCTGGCCTTCGTGAATAGCCGGCCGTTCGTGACCAGCAATCTGATCGGCGCGACCTCGCTCGATCAGTTGAAGGAAAACATCGCCAGCGCCGACGTCAAACTGTCGCCGGAAGTCCTCGCGGAAATCGATGCGCTGCATGAATTGCAGCCGAACCCGGCGCCCTGA